One Synechococcus sp. JA-2-3B'a(2-13) genomic window carries:
- the crcB gene encoding fluoride efflux transporter CrcB — protein MRLQSVWAYLNHGLVSPSLRVPFAVALGAIGGSLSRYYLSLWFAERFGPSFPYGTLIINLSGCVVMGWFMTVAMERPEISPEIRLLFGVGFLGSYTTFSTYELDTFSLWQQHRFATGLVYWLGSCLFGALAMELGILLARLWR, from the coding sequence ATGCGCTTGCAATCGGTGTGGGCTTACCTAAACCATGGCTTGGTCTCTCCCAGTTTGAGAGTTCCGTTTGCGGTTGCGTTGGGGGCTATTGGCGGATCCCTGAGTCGCTACTATCTATCCCTCTGGTTTGCGGAGCGATTTGGCCCTAGCTTTCCCTACGGAACCCTGATCATCAACTTATCGGGTTGTGTGGTCATGGGTTGGTTCATGACCGTGGCTATGGAACGCCCTGAGATCTCACCGGAAATTCGCCTGCTGTTCGGGGTGGGATTCCTGGGTTCCTACACCACCTTTTCTACCTATGAACTGGATACCTTTAGCCTCTGGCAGCAACATCGCTTTGCTACTGGGCTTGTCTATTGGCTCGGTTCTTGCCTATTTGGAGCCTTGGCTATGGAGCTTGGGATCCTGTTGGCACGATTGTGGCGATAA
- a CDS encoding cation:proton antiporter: MLGSWLWILVMGFFVGQIVGRLGMPPLLGMILVGILLGDVLSPEVLAAAGDLRVVAVMIILMKAGLGLDREKLAQQGSVALRLGFLPAACEAVAVALLSTWILGLDWPTGLLLGCVIGAESPAVIVPGMLRLKSLGWGVTKGIPDAILTGSALSDVLLLLGFSLLLSFLGQGSAASVRLGSLELSPLQWLPFQVVMEILLGVAVGYLGARVLVSLLTQQNWTRNSVQEVLLAACMALGLVLAPQVWPYFSGYLAVMAMGFFLIELDAPLARRLRGGFDALWTVAEIVLFVLLGASLDLGVLGSVFWPGLLLLTLSLLLGRGLGWWLSTLGSNWNGRERLFLLPGNMAKATVQAAIGGIPLAQGIPGGEIILALAALSILVTAPLGAWLTQVCAPRLLEKGEVDPTKVGSQGKVSFLAAVDTSPLAEAVLRKVADLARRVDGEVIVLHVTDKPQGKGVELLRQLTQRLLADIRHQFCLASGPLAETIVTLAQERQVTDIVMGKRGHRGWEQVLVGSTSQAVLETSPIPVILVEEEDFKRSRIPISEGRKS, translated from the coding sequence ATGCTGGGCAGTTGGCTGTGGATCTTGGTGATGGGCTTTTTTGTCGGCCAAATCGTGGGTCGGTTGGGGATGCCCCCCCTGCTGGGGATGATCCTCGTGGGGATCTTGCTGGGAGATGTCCTATCCCCGGAGGTGCTGGCAGCGGCGGGGGATCTGCGGGTGGTGGCGGTGATGATCATTTTGATGAAGGCGGGCCTGGGGCTGGATCGGGAGAAGCTGGCCCAGCAGGGATCCGTGGCGTTGCGGCTGGGGTTTTTGCCGGCAGCCTGCGAGGCGGTGGCGGTGGCCCTGTTGAGCACCTGGATCCTGGGGTTGGACTGGCCTACCGGTTTGCTGCTGGGCTGTGTGATCGGGGCAGAGTCGCCGGCTGTGATCGTGCCGGGGATGTTGCGCCTCAAGAGTTTGGGCTGGGGAGTAACCAAAGGGATCCCGGATGCCATTTTGACCGGCAGCGCCCTTTCCGACGTACTGCTGTTGTTGGGGTTTAGCCTGCTGCTCAGCTTTTTGGGCCAAGGATCCGCCGCGAGCGTTCGCTTGGGAAGCCTGGAGCTGTCGCCGCTGCAGTGGCTGCCGTTCCAGGTGGTGATGGAGATCCTGCTGGGCGTGGCTGTAGGCTACCTGGGGGCGCGGGTTCTGGTGTCGCTGCTAACCCAACAAAACTGGACTCGCAACAGCGTGCAGGAAGTGCTGCTGGCTGCCTGCATGGCCTTGGGCTTGGTGCTGGCGCCGCAGGTGTGGCCCTATTTTTCCGGCTATCTGGCGGTGATGGCCATGGGGTTTTTTCTGATTGAGCTGGATGCCCCTTTGGCGCGGCGGCTGCGGGGTGGGTTCGATGCCCTCTGGACGGTGGCGGAGATCGTGTTGTTTGTGCTACTGGGAGCGTCGCTGGATCTGGGGGTGCTAGGATCCGTGTTTTGGCCGGGCTTGCTGCTCTTAACCCTGAGCCTGCTGCTAGGGCGGGGCCTGGGTTGGTGGCTTTCCACTCTGGGAAGCAATTGGAACGGGCGGGAGCGGCTGTTTTTGCTACCGGGCAACATGGCCAAGGCGACGGTGCAGGCGGCTATTGGTGGGATCCCTTTGGCCCAAGGGATCCCCGGTGGGGAGATCATTTTGGCCTTGGCGGCTTTGTCAATTCTGGTTACCGCTCCCCTGGGCGCTTGGCTGACCCAGGTTTGCGCCCCCCGGCTTTTGGAAAAAGGAGAGGTGGATCCCACCAAGGTAGGCAGCCAGGGCAAGGTGAGCTTTTTGGCAGCGGTGGACACCTCCCCTTTGGCCGAAGCCGTGCTGCGCAAGGTGGCCGATTTGGCGCGGCGGGTGGATGGGGAAGTGATTGTGTTGCATGTTACCGATAAGCCGCAGGGGAAAGGGGTAGAACTGTTGCGGCAACTCACCCAGCGTCTTTTGGCGGATATTCGCCACCAGTTTTGCTTGGCCTCGGGGCCCTTGGCAGAGACCATCGTAACCCTAGCTCAGGAGCGGCAGGTAACCGACATCGTCATGGGCAAGCGGGGGCACCGCGGCTGGGAGCAGGTTTTGGTGGGATCCACTTCCCAAGCGGTGTTGGAAACCAGCCCGATTCCGGTAATTTTGGTAGAGGAAGAGGACTTCAAGAGAAGCAGGATCCCTATCTCTGAGGGCAGAAAAAGCTAA
- a CDS encoding DUF1997 domain-containing protein gives MSPEGGAPADPSPSSWDPSLDKAHLDLRAARCGQVDLETDRETLARYLRGHAQWIQRCFRPLQVEALSAETYRLQFFRMGGLGFELEPSFGVKIWPDKDYRFCLTSIELPGDEGMPYRVSCQADFRLEELQGSLKDLPTTRVHWSLHLEIGLALPRFLQVLPRKLVYRVARQVVQQVTRGMSDRLTHNVCSDFYRSIGCPDHPYRLIAVEDKA, from the coding sequence ATGTCCCCCGAAGGCGGTGCTCCCGCAGATCCCTCTCCGTCCTCTTGGGATCCCTCCCTGGACAAAGCCCACCTGGATTTACGAGCCGCGCGCTGTGGCCAAGTGGATCTGGAAACCGATCGGGAGACCTTGGCCCGTTACCTGAGAGGCCATGCCCAGTGGATCCAGCGGTGCTTTAGGCCGTTGCAGGTGGAAGCTTTGTCTGCCGAGACTTACAGGTTGCAGTTTTTCCGCATGGGCGGGCTGGGGTTTGAGCTGGAGCCCAGTTTTGGGGTCAAGATCTGGCCGGATAAAGATTACCGGTTTTGTCTGACCTCGATTGAGTTGCCCGGCGATGAAGGAATGCCTTACCGGGTCAGCTGCCAAGCCGATTTCCGGCTGGAGGAGCTACAGGGATCCCTGAAAGACCTGCCCACAACTCGTGTTCACTGGTCTCTTCATCTGGAGATTGGGCTGGCTTTGCCCAGGTTTTTGCAGGTTTTGCCCCGCAAGTTGGTTTATCGGGTGGCCCGTCAAGTGGTGCAGCAGGTAACCCGGGGTATGAGTGACCGCCTCACCCACAATGTGTGCAGCGATTTCTATCGCTCTATTGGGTGTCCCGATCACCCCTATCGCTTAATTGCAGTGGAAGACAAAGCGTGA
- the hisIE gene encoding bifunctional phosphoribosyl-AMP cyclohydrolase/phosphoribosyl-ATP diphosphatase HisIE produces the protein MAWLGSLTYNEQGLIPAIVQDYLDGTVLMMAWMNRESLQKTLETGRTWFWSRSRQALWPKGETSGHVQWVKQIRYDCDGDALVILVEQVGDAACHTGARSCFFRPLQGDPIPAADTLSQVFAVVKARQADPRPDSYTSSLLAKGENAILKKLGEETAEVVMAAKDQDRVALAREMADLWYHCLVALAHYQVDVRDVYRQLQARRSAK, from the coding sequence ATGGCTTGGTTAGGCAGCCTCACCTACAACGAACAGGGTTTGATCCCGGCCATCGTGCAGGACTACCTGGATGGGACGGTGCTGATGATGGCCTGGATGAACCGGGAGTCCCTGCAAAAAACTTTGGAAACAGGCCGCACCTGGTTCTGGAGCCGCTCGCGGCAGGCGCTGTGGCCCAAAGGGGAAACTTCTGGCCACGTCCAGTGGGTCAAGCAAATCCGCTACGACTGCGACGGCGACGCGCTGGTCATCCTGGTGGAGCAGGTGGGGGATGCGGCATGCCACACGGGGGCGCGGAGCTGCTTCTTCCGCCCTTTGCAAGGGGATCCCATTCCGGCAGCCGATACCCTGTCGCAGGTGTTTGCCGTCGTCAAAGCCCGCCAGGCGGATCCCCGTCCCGATTCCTACACCAGCAGCTTGCTAGCCAAGGGGGAAAATGCCATTTTGAAGAAACTTGGCGAGGAGACGGCTGAGGTGGTGATGGCGGCTAAGGATCAAGACCGCGTGGCTTTGGCCCGTGAGATGGCCGACCTCTGGTACCACTGCCTCGTGGCCCTTGCTCACTATCAGGTAGATGTTAGGGATGTCTATCGCCAGCTCCAAGCCCGCCGTTCCGCCAAGTGA
- a CDS encoding phosphonate ABC transporter ATP-binding protein, with the protein MRIQVENLWVAFKNKVALREVYLDLFGDGAQVVALIGPSGAGKSTFLRLLKGMVKLSGGKVWVDSLPLHEGQRDALQQLRRRTAMVYQTFQLIGRLTVLENVLVGRLPHMSPIRGLFKHFSVQDLAKAEKLLEEVGLLEHAWQRADALSGGQQQRVGIARALIQEPALILADEPISALDPKNAKVIMELLLGAVRRQGIPLLVTLHHLEMVRHYADRVVAFKEGQVFFNGPLSDFTSEKEKELYFGEKETHEASEWFSSTLMV; encoded by the coding sequence ATGCGCATCCAAGTCGAGAACCTTTGGGTTGCCTTCAAAAACAAGGTTGCCCTAAGGGAGGTTTACCTTGACCTATTTGGCGATGGAGCGCAGGTTGTGGCCTTGATCGGACCTTCGGGAGCAGGAAAGTCGACCTTTCTTAGGCTTTTGAAAGGGATGGTCAAGCTCAGCGGCGGAAAAGTTTGGGTTGATTCTCTTCCTCTCCATGAAGGCCAAAGGGATGCCCTGCAACAGCTGCGCAGGCGCACGGCCATGGTCTACCAGACCTTTCAACTCATCGGGCGCCTGACGGTTCTGGAAAACGTTCTTGTTGGGCGTCTGCCTCACATGAGTCCCATTCGGGGTCTTTTCAAGCACTTTTCTGTTCAGGATTTGGCCAAGGCGGAAAAGCTGCTGGAAGAGGTAGGGTTGCTAGAGCATGCCTGGCAAAGGGCCGACGCTCTCTCAGGGGGGCAGCAGCAGCGAGTGGGTATTGCTCGCGCCTTGATCCAGGAGCCAGCCCTGATTCTGGCCGACGAGCCCATTTCGGCTTTGGATCCTAAAAATGCAAAGGTAATTATGGAGCTGCTGCTGGGAGCGGTGCGCCGCCAGGGGATTCCGTTGCTGGTTACCCTGCACCACCTAGAAATGGTGCGCCATTACGCCGATCGAGTCGTTGCTTTCAAGGAGGGCCAGGTTTTCTTCAATGGGCCGCTTTCCGATTTTACCTCTGAAAAGGAAAAGGAGCTCTACTTTGGGGAGAAGGAAACCCACGAGGCAAGCGAATGGTTTTCCTCAACCTTGATGGTCTAA